From a region of the Saccharomyces cerevisiae S288C chromosome IX, complete sequence genome:
- the PAU15 gene encoding seripauperin PAU15 (hypothetical protein; member of the seripauperin multigene family encoded mainly in subtelomeric regions; SWAT-GFP and mCherry fusion proteins localize to the vacuole), with translation MVKLTSIAAGVAAIAAGVAAAPATTTLSPSDERVNLVELGVYVSDIRAHLAQYYLFQAAHPSETYPVEIAEAVFNYGDFTTMLTGIPAEQVTRVITGVPWYSTRLRPAISSALSKDGIYTAIPK, from the coding sequence atGGTCAAATTAACTTCAATCGCTGCTGGTGTCGCCGCCATCGCTGCTGGTGTTGCCGCTGCCCCAGCCACTACCACTCTATCTCCATCTGACGAAAGAGTTAACTTGGTCGAATTGGGTGTTTACGTCTCCGATATCAGAGCTCATTTGGCCCAATACTACTTGTTTCAAGCAGCTCATCCAAGTGAGACCTACCCAGTTGAAATTGCTGAAGCTGTTTTCAACTATGGTGACTTCACCACCATGTTGACTGGTATTCCAGCTGAACAAGTCACCAGAGTTATCACTGGTGTTCCATGGTACTCTACCAGATTGAGACCAGCTATCTCCAGTGCTCTATCTAAGGACGGTATTTACACTGCTATTCCAAAATAG